Proteins co-encoded in one Rhodococcus sp. PAMC28707 genomic window:
- a CDS encoding sulfurtransferase: MPVAADPTPTFSDYAHPDRLVSTQWLSAHLGTPGLRVVESDEDVLLYDVGHIPGAVKIDWHVDLNDPITRDYIDGDQFAALLGRKGISRDDTIVIYGDKSNWWAAYALWVFTLFGHQDVRLLDGGRDAWLAENRETTLDVPEYPASEYPVVERNDAPIRAFAADVLTSLGTIPLIDVRSPAEYTGERTHMPDYPEEGALRGGHIPTAVGIPWAKAAAPDGRFRTRAELDEIYADYVASEKVIAYCRIGERSSHTWFVLTHLLGHESVRNYDGSWTEWGNAVRVPIVRGEEPGSAPVKA, translated from the coding sequence GTGCCCGTAGCAGCAGACCCCACGCCCACGTTTTCCGACTATGCGCACCCAGATCGACTGGTGTCCACTCAATGGCTGTCCGCACATCTCGGCACTCCCGGCCTCCGGGTCGTCGAATCGGATGAGGATGTGCTCCTCTACGACGTCGGCCATATTCCGGGTGCGGTGAAGATCGATTGGCATGTCGATCTCAACGACCCGATCACGCGGGATTACATCGATGGAGATCAGTTCGCGGCTCTGCTAGGCCGCAAGGGCATCTCTCGCGACGACACCATCGTGATCTACGGCGACAAAAGCAATTGGTGGGCCGCCTACGCACTGTGGGTATTCACCTTGTTCGGACACCAGGATGTCCGGTTGCTCGACGGTGGCCGAGACGCGTGGCTGGCCGAGAACCGCGAAACAACCCTCGACGTCCCCGAGTATCCGGCTTCGGAATACCCGGTGGTGGAGCGAAACGACGCACCTATACGAGCATTCGCTGCGGATGTCCTCACGAGCCTGGGCACGATTCCGCTCATCGACGTGCGCTCACCGGCGGAATACACCGGAGAACGTACCCACATGCCCGACTATCCGGAGGAAGGGGCACTGCGCGGCGGCCACATACCTACCGCGGTCGGCATCCCCTGGGCCAAGGCTGCGGCCCCGGACGGTCGCTTCCGTACCAGGGCAGAGCTCGACGAGATCTATGCCGACTACGTCGCTAGTGAGAAGGTGATCGCGTACTGCCGAATCGGCGAACGATCGAGCCACACCTGGTTCGTGTTGACGCATCTTCTCGGTCACGAATCGGTCCGGAACTACGACGGCTCGTGGACTGAATGGGGCAATGCAGTTCGGGTTCCGATTGTGCGCGGCGAGGAGCCTGGCTCCGCACCTGTGAAGGCCTGA